The DNA window ACTTCCGGTCGTCTGGATTCCCTCACAACCAAAACAGATGAAGATTTTGATCTACCTGAATTCTTCATTTCCAATTATCCCAATCCGTTCAATCCGGAAGTTAATATCTCCTTTTCTCTTCCTGAAAGGTCTTTTGTGAAATTATCGATCTATAATTTAAAGGGACAATTGGTAAAAACTTTAATTAATGAGAAATATGAGAATGGAAATTTTAATATCAAATGGAACGGCAGGAACAAACAAAATGAACCGGTTGCCAGCGGAGTATATTTCTATAAATTTGAATCGGAAAAATTTAGTAAGATCAAGAAGATTTTGTTGTTCAGATGAGATTGAGTTTTCAAAACTTGACTTCCAGATGAACATAAATATCAATGAACCATCGGTTCAACGAATTTCTGATTCAACGAATCGGTAATTCAGCGAATCTGTGATTCAATGAATCGGAGGTTTAAAAAACAACGGAACAAAGTTCCGTTCTACAAAAAAAACGAGGAGATAATAAAATGAAAAAAGTGTATTTTGTGATTATTTTTGTAATGCTAGTTACTTATGCAAATAGCGAACTGATTTTTTTCGATGATTTCGAAGCAGGACTTGGTAACTGGAATGTAATCAACAACGGAGGAGTCGGACTTTGGACGATTTATTCACCGCCTTATCCGAACAGTTATACAATGCCGCCGACTTCTTCCGGTAATGTTTGTTCGGCAGATTCGGACGAAGCCGGTTCAGGAACAACAACAGACACGACTCTGGAATTAGCAACACCAATTGATATGAGCACTTACACAGA is part of the Candidatus Cloacimonadota bacterium genome and encodes:
- a CDS encoding T9SS type A sorting domain-containing protein, whose protein sequence is TSGRLDSLTTKTDEDFDLPEFFISNYPNPFNPEVNISFSLPERSFVKLSIYNLKGQLVKTLINEKYENGNFNIKWNGRNKQNEPVASGVYFYKFESEKFSKIKKILLFR